The proteins below are encoded in one region of Bifidobacterium dentium JCM 1195 = DSM 20436:
- a CDS encoding 4-(cytidine 5'-diphospho)-2-C-methyl-D-erythritol kinase, giving the protein MTALPSAVSVDCPAKTNLTLHVGAPRAEWNGRHELDTIYCAVGVYDTVTVARKAPGTGFSLNLEGAHLGDLASSGSDMRRNHAVLALFALAEASGNEPDVALSIDKRIPVGAGLAGGSADAAATLLALNKLWNLDWPLARLQQVAATLGADMPFCLSGGYAHGTGFGERIEELPSDGDTVRDLTDRGFAGRLLVGAYRAELRTPEVYATFDRIGAEEGDDNHLQQAAISLHPRSGQAIEVALEAGASHAFVSGSGPSVIAFVPDDRTSESVSLAWRERHAVDRIIAAQAPAVPIVHIIA; this is encoded by the coding sequence ATGACCGCCCTGCCTTCAGCCGTGAGCGTCGACTGCCCGGCGAAAACCAATCTGACCTTGCATGTGGGCGCGCCTCGCGCCGAATGGAATGGCCGCCACGAGCTCGACACCATCTATTGCGCAGTCGGCGTATACGATACCGTCACTGTCGCACGTAAAGCGCCAGGAACCGGGTTCTCGCTCAATCTCGAAGGCGCGCATCTGGGTGACCTGGCATCATCCGGCAGCGATATGCGCCGTAATCATGCCGTACTCGCCCTGTTCGCCCTGGCCGAAGCCAGCGGCAATGAACCGGATGTGGCGTTGAGCATCGACAAGCGCATTCCGGTCGGGGCCGGACTTGCCGGCGGTTCTGCCGATGCGGCTGCCACATTGCTGGCGTTGAACAAGCTGTGGAATCTTGATTGGCCGCTGGCCCGACTCCAACAGGTCGCCGCCACCTTGGGCGCCGATATGCCGTTCTGCCTATCGGGAGGGTATGCGCATGGCACAGGATTCGGCGAACGGATCGAGGAACTGCCATCGGACGGTGATACCGTACGCGATCTGACCGACCGAGGTTTTGCCGGACGCTTGCTGGTGGGCGCCTATCGTGCGGAATTACGCACGCCGGAAGTATATGCGACATTCGATCGGATCGGCGCCGAAGAAGGTGATGACAATCATCTGCAGCAGGCTGCGATCTCACTGCATCCCCGTAGCGGGCAGGCCATCGAAGTGGCGCTTGAGGCTGGTGCAAGCCACGCATTCGTCTCGGGCTCGGGACCGTCCGTCATCGCTTTCGTACCGGATGACAGGACATCCGAATCCGTAAGTCTCGCATGGCGGGAGCGGCACGCGGTCGACCGCATCATCGCGGCCCAGGCACCGGCCGTCCCGATTGTGCATATCATTGCGTGA
- a CDS encoding LytR C-terminal domain-containing protein translates to MTQAIDEREARKQYVRRRQKVVFSIIGAIMAVVMVISLLFFFHVGGLGTVKTATVQPNYGQQVPCAVNEQDGSKGKYVENRNITVRVLNGTKFIGFAKAVSGALENREFNTQTPDNYTSSKVERTIIFFGKNAINQAYTVNSNFTDAMMVMDDRTDQLIDIVVGATFDNLQDTKKVPAAGKQIESFEGCVAADTMTDLPKADQHDPVNPPEG, encoded by the coding sequence ATGACTCAAGCTATCGACGAGCGCGAAGCACGCAAACAGTATGTACGCCGCCGTCAGAAGGTGGTGTTCTCCATCATCGGCGCCATCATGGCCGTGGTCATGGTGATCTCCCTGTTGTTCTTCTTCCACGTCGGTGGCCTGGGCACCGTCAAAACGGCCACGGTGCAACCGAATTACGGCCAACAGGTGCCCTGTGCGGTGAACGAGCAGGACGGTTCCAAAGGCAAGTATGTGGAGAACCGCAACATTACGGTCCGCGTGCTTAACGGCACGAAATTCATCGGCTTCGCCAAAGCGGTCAGCGGCGCGCTGGAAAATCGCGAGTTCAATACCCAGACACCTGACAACTACACCAGTTCCAAGGTGGAACGCACGATAATCTTCTTCGGTAAGAACGCCATCAATCAGGCATATACGGTGAATAGCAACTTCACCGATGCCATGATGGTCATGGACGATCGCACCGACCAACTGATCGACATCGTGGTGGGAGCCACCTTCGATAATCTGCAGGACACCAAGAAGGTGCCGGCCGCAGGCAAGCAGATCGAGAGCTTCGAAGGCTGCGTGGCCGCGGATACGATGACGGATCTGCCGAAGGCCGATCAACACGATCCGGTGAACCCACCGGAGGGCTGA